A single region of the Lycium barbarum isolate Lr01 chromosome 2, ASM1917538v2, whole genome shotgun sequence genome encodes:
- the LOC132627343 gene encoding uncharacterized protein At4g08330, chloroplastic-like has protein sequence METSSGYLNYHQNLSFGSSRRDVSYSCGSCGYELNLNSSSRNTASIGSKYGKSIKKGMISFLSIDESRFTQVDEFKCVPFFFSKRSWGLFQRRTKLQCRKCGNDIGIAYDDSASSYPLVADASDTASGSETTTHRKYDIKIRSLQPSSSASGTPLPSDI, from the exons ATGGAAACATCAAGTGGGTATCTTAATTATCATCAAAATCTCTCTTTTGGTTCTTCTAGAAGAGATGTTTCTTACAG CTGTGGCAGTTGTGGATATGAGCTAAACCTTAACTCATCTAGTCGAAATACTGCTTCCATTGGTTCCAAGTACGGAAAATCCATTAAGAAAGGGATGATCTCCTTCTTGTCCATTGACGAGAGCAGATTTACTCAGGTTGATGAATTCAAGTGTGTGCCGTTCTTTTTCTCCAAACGTTCTTGGGGATTGTTCCAGCGGCGAACAAAACTTCAGTGCAGAAAATGTGGTAATGATATTGGAATTGCTTATGATGATAGTGCTTCTTCTTACCCACTTGTAGCCGATGCATCAGATACAGCCTCTGGCAGTGAAACAACCACTCATAGAAAATACGATATCAAAATCCGCTCCTTGCAACCATCTTCGTCAGCATCCGGTACTCCTCTCCCGAGTGATATATAA